TATTTCTGTGGTTGTCGTGAGTCAGTTTTcttctaggattttttttttggtccatcATTTTCTCtcgggttctattattttctatgGATTCTGCACCTGTGTGTGTTAAGTTTACAAGCACAAATTATCTACCTGGGCATTTCAGTTTGAACTTTTTCTCAAGGGAAAAGACCTTTGGGGTAATCCCAATACTTAGATCTTATCTCATGTATTGAACTCTGATTtacctggtaataaggatcgttCTTCTTTATCTCTTGAGTGTGATTCTTGCAAATTTGGTAAAAGTAAAACTCTTCCATTCCCTTTGCATGCAAGTAGAGCATCTCACTGCTTTGATCTTAtccatagtgatgtttggggaccttcccCGGTTAGTTCAcatgagaaatttaaatattatatgactttcattgatgatcatagTAGATTTACTTGGGTCTACTTTCTTCGCTCTAAATCTGAGGTATTTCGTACTTTCACCGAGTTTTTAGCGTATGTTGACAAtcaattttctatttctattaagaCATTACGCACAAATTCCGGTGGTAAGTATTTGTCTACTGAGTTTCAAGCATTCTTGGCTTCTAAGGGTATTATTCATCAACGTTCATGTCCTtctactcctcaacaaaatggagttgccgAACGCAAAAATCGTCATCTCCTAGATGTGGTACGTACTCTCTTGTTAGAATCTTCTGTTCCATCCATGTTTTGGGTAAAGGCTCTGAAAACTGCTACTCACTTGATTAATCATTTACCTTCTCAAGTCCTACATATGGAGTCTCCCTATTTTCGCTTTTTTGCTAAGCAACCTAGTTATGATCACCTTCGTATTTTTGGTTGTGTATGCTTTATTCATTTACCTCCTCATGAGTGACATAAATTATCTGCTCAATCTGTTCGATGTGCTTTCTTGGGATATAATATGTGTCAAAAGGAATTTGTTTGCTATGATCCCACATTACATCGTACACGTATTTCTaggaatgttattttctttgaaaatcaacatttcttTCCTATATCCTCTTCTATTGTGCCATCCTTTTCTACTGTGGTCCTCTCCTCTTTTGAGCAACAGTTCTCAGATCTTCATCCAGTCAGTTCTCGCTTTCAACTAGGTATTGTGTATACGAGATGCTCCCGTCCACAGTCTCTTTTGGTGTCTCACCTGATATCTGATCCTACCACGCTCCAGATTTAGTTAGTTGCAGCACCTCCAACACCTTTAGTACATCTCTCTTCTTGAATGTCTGTACCTCCAAATAGGTATGAATTTCCCTCTTCCAGTTCTGGCAATTCTATTTCAACCCTTACTGTTGCATTGTCCAATTTTGATATTCCCACATACTACTCACATGTTGCCAAGCATGATTGTTGGCGACAAGCTATGCAGGAAGAAATTGTCACTCTAGAGGCCAATCACACTTGGGACATTGAGCCTTGTCCTCCCACTATTGTTCCTctgggttgcaaatgggtttacTCAGTTGAGGTCCGATCTGATGGAAGTTTGGATCGTTACAAAGCTCAACTTGTTGCACTTGGGAATAATCAGGAATATGGTGTCAATTATGAAGAGACCTTTGCTCCTATGGCTAAAATGACTACTATTCGTACGATTCTAGCTCTTGCTGTTTCAGTGATTGGCCACTACATCAGATGGAtataaaaaatgcttttcgTCATGGGGATCTTAAAGATTGTATTTATATGAAGCCACCCTCGGGATTGTTTCCCTCTCCGACTTCACATGTGTGTAAGCTTCGTCGCtctctttatggtctcaaacaggCTTCGAGGGCCTAGTTTGATAAATTCCGTACCactttattacaattttcattcaggCAGAGCAAGTATGACACTTCCttgtttcttcaaaaatcagACATGGGTATTGTTGTTATtttggtttatgttgatgatattgtgatCACTGGTTCCGATTCTGCTTTACTTGGTCAGCTCAAAACTCATCTCTCCGAGTCctttcatatgaaagatcttgggtcTCTCACACATTTTCTTGGTCTTGAGGTGCATCATAGTCCCTCTAGTATTTCCCTTAATCAATATAAGTATGCGAGTGACTTGGTGGTTACAACTGGTTTACAAGGGGCTACTTTTGTTGATACTCCCATGTAATTAAATGTCAAGCTTCGCAAAGAGGAGGACGACTTACTTGCTGATCCCAATTTATAGAGGAAGTTAGTGGGTAGCCTTgtttatctcaccattacttGACCAGACATTTCTTTTACTGTACAACAAGTTAGCCAGTTCCTTCAGACTCCTCGTCATCTTCATTTGGCTGCTGTCCATAGGATCATACGCTATGTTCAAGGCACTTCTACTCGTGGCTTGTTCTTCCCTGCAGGCAATTCTACTCGCCTTGCTGCTTAtagtgatgctgattgggctggtTGTGTGGATACCCGTCGCTCCATCACTGGTTGGTGTGTGTTCTTAGGTGATGCATTGATctcttggaaaagtaagaagcaagacaGAGTCTCTAAGTCATCTATGGAATTTGAGTACCGGGCGATGTCTCTTGCTTGTTCTAaaatcatttggcttcgagGTTTGCTTGCGGAGTTAGATTTTTCTGAGACCGATCCTACACCTCTACATGCCGATAATACAAGTGCTATTCAGATCATGACTAATCTTGTCTATCATGAgcgcacaaagcatattgaagtggatTGTCACTCTATCTGTGAAGCCTTTAAAGCTCGTGTTAtcactcttccacatatttccactgacttacaaattgctgatatcttcaccaaggctctccctcgtcatcgacattgcttgctaagtagcaaattgatgcttgttgatcAACATGTATCAATTTGAGGGGGACTGTCAAAGAACAACTTTGttgtccacacttctttccttattttagaccacacttttttttctaattttagcctacaattgtttccttatttcttcatttattattctgtacagttagcatatattatttgacagattatagtttacatgtatagggctagaatcatgcagaatttatttgcttttatttgctttccatgtatagcatccttataaagtctatatataatatacaaaactcaaggccaaggtattcggccattcacacaatattttgataGTTTTCATCATAGGTAATGTAGTGAAGAAGAATTAGTTAGTAACTTAGGCATCCATGTTCATTAGGCACAGTAGAGAAGAGCAGCCGTGTGATAGGCATAGACAGTAGCAAATAACAATCTGTGAGGATATACTTTATATTCTCTAGTCTGTTTTTCTTAACTAGTTCAAAATGTTAGAATATTAGAGATCTTAACATTTATGGTGAAAGTTAGTGCATATAAGGGATGTCCTTTTCTATGACACATGACAACGATAGAAATTATAGCAAACCTACCCCATTAAGCAATGAATATTGGTAGAGGGCAGGCAGGTGTTTGCTTGACATGGCAAATGGGTGGACATACCTAAGCTTTGATCGAGTCAACAAAGAAAGATATCCTTCTTGGTTCTGCAAAACCAAATAAGAAGAATGAACCAAGAAGAAGCACATGATCGTTTCTTGATCTGAATTGTGGATTCACTTTGATTTTCCACTCTGATATTATCATATGTTATCTTAAGATTGAGTGGAACCAATTTGCAAAATCTTCTTGTTctagtttttggaaaaaaaaaaaaactgtcgCTGTTGACCCCAAAAATGATGATCTTTTCAAGTGTATCATGGTTGAGTCATTAGTTCAACTCCCTTTTCTTGGTGCTTGTAGAACCACTAGTTTGAACCTCAAAGCTGGCCCACAGAACTAcagaaaaaaggaataaatttttGTGATTACTAagtcaaaaattcaaaatgacgTGTGGGGACTTCTGAAAAAAATTGGTGGTGGACTAAATATATCACGACCAAGCACAAAAGGCAAAGTCTTCCAATTCCCATTGCCCACTTCCTTCACATAATATACTCTGCTCCTTTCTCTACACAGGGAAAGAAGAAAACACCCAAGGTCTTAGATGGAGGGTCTCATCCCTGTGGTTTACAAGGCAATCAAGAGAAGCAAGACTCGCCGGCAATATGAATGTCTCTCCTCTGGCGCTGCTCAAAGCTACAATATTCCAGATTTCTATGTCAGCAGCCAGAATTATGTAAATACAGAATCCCCATCTGAGAAGATTGCAGGCTTCCATGCAGAGAGGAATGATCATCGGCGGCATAAGTCAGTTGGAGATTATTCCAACCAGTTCTTCTCAGTGGAGGATAGGGTAAAGGGTGCTGGTAGTCCTCCTCTTCCCCCCAAGAAACTTGTGAGGTTTAGGAGCCACAGAATGTTCTCTTGTGTAACTGGTGCCTAGAAGCTAGAGGGCACCATTCGATGATGACCAAAATGTTGTATACCCTGTAAACTTTTTATTGTTTTGCTTTAATTGGGAAGGAAAGGAAATGTTGTTTTGTTCTTTGCTTGCAGCTAGCCTCTTTCCTCCTTTTGTTCTAATCAGGAGTCTGCAACTTGGAAGTACAACTATGTGATCTGCATATGGCAGAGCTCTGTGTTGAAGCTTGAGATCTTCTCAGCCTGCTGACATGAACCAGGGGCTCTAACCAAGCTCAACCAGGGCATAACAGAGGTACAAACATGGTAAAATTATGGGAAGATACCCAATCCCCAGACCATCTCAAAATTGAGACCTTTTAGGGTGTTAAAGCTTGTTGTTTGAGTAATCCAGTTGTTGAACTTCACAAGGCCAACAACTTTCACCAACTAATGACTTTTTTCCACTTTGGTTCTGAGGCTGATAATAACTTACCTGCCTGCAAGTACTCTTGCTTCATTTGCAGCTATGGCTGTGAGATATGCCGATCTGCGAATTAGCCAATCCTGTATTCTACTTTACTAATCGATTTCCACTCAATCTCAGAGATTTATGCATTTGATTAACTTTTCCAGCTGGCATActtattccattatttggaaaagacaaccAGAGTAGCTGTCCTGTGGAAGGAGATGGGTCCACTACACCTTTTGGGTCCACCGATTTTATTTTAGCCTCTAGGGAAACATCAGCCTAAAGCGATGGTGTCATGTGTAATTACTCCCTGCAAGATAAAGATTTGGTGTCATGATCATGATCCTATGTCCCAATGTCCAATGAAACCTATTTCTATCCGGCTTAGGTTTGTAAGTGAAAAAAATCCCACAAATTCATCAAAGTCAATCACAATATGAAGCCTCAATATGTTTTCAAAGTTCAAACTCTTGTGCAAAATTTGCAGGTTGGATTTGGTCAAGTCTAGGGTTTTAATTCTCCAATGCTGGCCCTGAACCCATGTATTCACCGACTTGGTCATGGCTGGCTGCTTACCCTATTCATAGGCCCTAGCTTGAGTGCCTAGAGGTTAAGGGCATGTTGggttgttgtttttgaaaattgtcgTGAAAAACGGTTTTTGAGGataattttttgtgttttaaatatatatatatttggaaactGATGGAAAACGTTCAAAAAGTCATGTTtgattgaattaataaaaataaataaataaataaaacaaaaaagaaagttatttttttaattaataaaatattttttttcattaatttgatattatagatataaaaataatttgtatatacataatttatttaaattaaaaaaaattattccattttaaaaattttataccagttataatttttttaaacaaatgatgatTTTGTAACTATgtataagtatattaatttcaataatttaaggaagaagaaagggttTGCGGGTGGAGATGTGGTGGTTGGATGGAGttcatatttttgaaaatataaaaagcaattaaggaaaaaaaaaacgaaaaataatctattatttgaacagaaaaaaaacattgaaaacatctttttattgttttcaaaaaagtgatttttgagaatacgaaaaacacaaaaaaaacaaaaacattccTTATttcccaaacaagttttttgtgttttttatttttaagaacaaaaaacagttaTTGAAAACAGGACAAGACTTATACCGGCCTAGAGGAACTTAAAAGCACTATTTGAAGACTCGGTTGCCTACTTGCCGGGAGAGCTCACTTCCTtcattcatctatttaaaaaacaaccctaaatttcttgttttaacaATAATGGCTTTGTAGAAAGCTCAATATTTGGGGGTATAATAAATGTTTTGTGCTCATAAATCCAGTGGTCCAAAGCTCAATGTGGAAGCTAAGTTTAGGTCAGTGGTGTTTTGAAAACGGCAAAAATAGCTTAGACAATGATCAAGTTTGTCAGCATGTGGCAGCCGCCTCCCACCCACCCACCCGCCCGCTCTCTTGTTTTTATGTGCTTGTTCTTAAGTTCATAGAAATAAACAATATTGGTGTGGTCATAGACTCACAGTGGACTTTGATTCTGAGTAATTGGGTTCACACAGAGATTGGATGAGACTTTGATATATAGCTATGGGTTGGGTCCAAAAATGTGAATACCCAACCCTACAATTTGTGAGCCCATACCATCCAAATCCGTTTCATCCACCTTGTCCATATTTATTAGTGTTGCAAACAAAGATACGTCAGGTAGAAACCAATTTGCCCCTCCTTAAGATGATGGTTTTCAATTCAAGATGGAGTTTATAACAACACTTGAGTTGGATGAGAGATTAGAGGCTGTTTGGAAACTGTTGCTAAAACTGTCTTctagtttaaaaaaatgcattgaacaaattttggatggaaaacaatttattaGAATATATTCTAAGAAGAggacaatttttaagaataaatttaaaatgtttttaattgttttttctttaaatttttttggtcaaatgttttgaaaatatgtaaaatagGTCTTTGAGTTTTTGTATTGCACATAAGTGCATGCTAGCTTCATAAACAatagattattttataaaacataattCTGTTCCTAAAACCAactgaaaataacttttaacaaCGGTTGTCAAAAACTAAtgttttgagaattgttttaaaaaatgtggctaatagagaataaattttcttttcaagtgtgctactttttacatttattaaCACTAGTGGAAAGTTGTCACTTTAATCacctaatatttaaaaagtgaGTACACTCACTATGAAGTGATTCGTAGAGTGGAGATAAAAGTTCAAAGCTTCCTTTTTGGGTACGGAGAGGATATAAAGGCCCATTGAACCCTTTTAGTTTTTATCTTGGTAATGGAGCATGGAAGGGACCATTGTGAATAAGGTGCTCAACAAGGTTTTcctcaatgttttcagaaccagACCGAtcattgaattaaaaaagtTATCAATTCACGGTTCATTGGTAAAATCTATCTGTATGCAGGTAATAAAGAAGTATACGGTTTTATTAGCAGCCTGCCATTGCGAGGTTAGAAATGGGGGAGTTCCCAAGGCCACTATTTCATAAGGAAGACCTCTCATCTCTGTATATATCTATCTGTTCAAGTCCTTATCCCTCATCTTATTTAGGGTAATATTAATAAGAATACTATCAATCTAAACAATGCTGTTGATTGTTGCCCTAGAAGACAATTGTGGTGCACATcagaaaaatgagtttgaaaaccAATGCTACCACTAGCAGTAGAGATGCAGTTTAATTTAGATCAAGTCGATTACTATATCTGTTACCCTCCATTAGGGGGAAGAATCGAAGTACAATTCAGAGGCGAGGTGTCCAACTGCTTTAACCCTCATCCTTTAACTTctaacaaaatattttcaatggtcCAAATACAAACACATCTTCCATCTTCATAAGAAATCATAACAAACCTCAAAGGTGATCAATGTTGAATCAGCAGATGACAGTTTTAGTGGGCCACACAGAAAAAGTGAGCATCATTTGCAGCGTTTGAGAGACAAAGACATACCATCTATGCAGACAGGCAAAATCAGAAGACAAAAGAAGGATcatcaaactaaaaaaaaaaaggttccaaTTCAGAGTAAACAATAACTATTTGTGCACGCACACCCATGAAtgagagaggggggggggggggggggggggggggggaggggaggAGAGACACAGCCGTGGTGTGATGCATTATCCTGAATGTGTTTGTTGATGATCATCTAATCATCCTGCCATGAGCGTTAAACATGACTAACAATGACTAGATGACCAGCAACAAAACATATTCATAGCTGCAAAACACATACTAGACCCTGAGCATTTTGCAAGAAAAACAACGTTGGAAGATGGGTATCTGTCATAAGTTCGATGAGAATATGTAGAAAGAGTATCATCTTAGAATATTCGATAAGGAGGAAGCATATGCTTTGAGAATAAACCCCTCTTACTGGTAGGTTGGAAGGGAAGTTGGTCCGGACTTGGAACAGTGGACATAGCAGAAGTGGGAGATCTCAAAATGGACTGTTAGGATGAAACTCATCTTCCCATTGCATACAAACAGTTTCTATATCATGGACCAACCAAAAAACTGATCCAAATACTCTTTATGTTTGGGGATTTAATACGCCACGTGGCTATAGTATGGTCTCCTTCACAGCATTGAATTTTGGCAGCTCCAGATTAAGCTCAAGCACACAAAGACATGTCAATCTGGGCATTATCCAAACCAAGCCTAAGACatgattcattaaaaaaaatgcatcaaaGAACTCAAATCATCTATATCTATGTATTCATGGTTAAGTTTTTAACTTGGATTTTTCAGCCTAGGTGAACACTCCCTGTGTACTTAGGTTTTGCCCCTCTCGCACTTTAATGTCATCTGCTTATCTTTCAAAACAAGAAGATTATGCTTCTTCCCAGGACAAGGAATTTGCTGAATATGTAGTCATAGCCAGTCTTGGGCTAGATTTATTGATCAGGCATGCACCTGGTCCTAAAAGATATTGAAAGAGATACCATCTCTAATTTTGGGTTACCATCACCAACCTGCTAGAAAACTCCCACCTTGCCTTGATCAAGTGCATACTGGTACCACAATCATCTctcatctttttcattttccttttaagattctttcaaatttcaatctcaTTCCCATCTTCATGATTCATATTTGCttagagcccgtttggtagtgattttaggaaacgcttctaacatttttaatacttgaaaattttcatcattcaagtgttagaaagattaaaacgttttctagaatcactaccaaatggaCTCTTAGTTTACTCTGTGTTATCATATTTTACACTTTCTAGATTCTGTCTATATTCCCGCCCATTACACAAGCTTTCCACTAGAGTCCCTTATTAATCTAATTAAATTTGGTTCAGTTTTGCAGGTGGATGTCTCATAGATGATGAATGGCATCCTTATGTTTTAGCTTTAATGCATTAGAAGGTGTGAATTTGTTTTCCAAAATGGAGTCATCCTAGTTTCATAACTCCATGGAACCCTGCAGTTTCATATGTAGTCATCATcacttttttatcattatagtCATCTTTCATTCCAGTTAACACTAGACTAGTGCAGAAATAACTACAACTCAATAAAGCTATTCAATTTCCATGAACATGTTTCCATATATGTACTAAATGagtgaaaaggaaagaaaaatgccTATATATGAAAGCCCTCCCTCTTGATTTAACAGCCTAATTATAGGGCCTAGAATCTGAGAAGTCTCTTGATGTATTGTTTTTGAGATGTCAATCATgaaaaaataaggtgttttgTCTAAACCACAGCTACacaatcaaataaaaagtagaaaacGGGATAGTTGTAATGGTTGCAGACGGACTGTGTTGTAAAATACATGTGCAAATAATGCAATAATGCCTCTCCAACCAGGCAACCAGAATCCAGTTTCC
This region of Vitis vinifera cultivar Pinot Noir 40024 chromosome 5, ASM3070453v1 genomic DNA includes:
- the LOC132253854 gene encoding uncharacterized mitochondrial protein AtMg00820-like, which encodes MSVPPNRYEFPSSSSGNSISTLTVALSNFDIPTYYSHVAKHDCWRQAMQEEIVTLEANHTWDIEPCPPTIVPLGCKWVYSVEVRSDGSLDRYKAQLVALGNNQEYGVNYEETFAPMAKMTTIRTILALAVSVIGHYIRWI
- the LOC104879499 gene encoding uncharacterized protein LOC104879499, encoding MEGLIPVVYKAIKRSKTRRQYECLSSGAAQSYNIPDFYVSSQNYVNTESPSEKIAGFHAERNDHRRHKSVGDYSNQFFSVEDRVKGAGSPPLPPKKLVRFRSHRMFSCVTGA